The following DNA comes from Vicia villosa cultivar HV-30 ecotype Madison, WI unplaced genomic scaffold, Vvil1.0 ctg.000509F_1_1, whole genome shotgun sequence.
tttgggacaagtaaataaccttcgcaagattacccaacattgccactttcaaagactcatgtttgtgtacgtgtgcaacaaaacaagactcgtgcatttacgacgatctctctatctcttaaactacacaatcacatctttacaactttgcacaacattacacaacatgaaatTCAATCCAATCTCAAACATAAAATAGCATTTAGCAATCAACCACATAATTCATGACATTAACATCACATGatgcatccatgaacattgatcatacacgattcatccataacatacacacataattacatgttattctcaattaacatcataattaaattaaacaattgcCAACCAATCCTTCTCTATCACATAGAAAATTATCTAAGCTTCAACATGCTTCTAACGACACATAAAAAGGagtcacggatcaaaagatacaacacttcaaagtttggaaaaagtttcatacagcaaggtccgcttagcgacctcaagcgcgcttatggaattagattctcaataaccccgcttcaagcAGTCAAAAACAGTAGAAAATCATAAACTgggctccgcttagcgggctgGGTCCGTTTAGCGAGCtcctttaatttttgaaaaacaaacagcatccgcttagcgagcctggggccgcttagcggacctgcgatttcacagaAAAAATAGCAACGTTCAGAACTGCGAAATACACAATCCACTactccaaatcacttccaaacatcaataaacatcaaatacaaccagtattaATCATCATTGAACCATAAcattcatcaaaatcatgtttaatcatgtaaatccatagaaTTAGCACAAAAATTTGGGTTTACACAttttcatgaaattgcaaagattgaagataacacatacacaaacacattacccaatcataaattctacaagaatttggattctaacccttacctctagcTCTTAATCCatcctcttcaagaatctacttcctcttctattttcttctctttctcttctctatgcctcttttctcttctttctatctttctatcttttCCTAATTTAGGTTAAGTCATAAAAtcctcttctaactctcattatctcattgggcttaactgatccactattctcatttctaattcaactaagcccaatagctaattctaatataattctaccatttattaattagctaaataacatattaccacacaattaaataactatcacttaaacaataattaaataaaacacaaaaacaataccaaatatcaaataatactaattaaataaaatctaataaaattagggtgttacacttGACACCGTTGTTTCAGCTTGGCTTAGGTTCTTCTCCTCCAGCAACAGATTCACGAGACATATCTATCAAGGGTATTGGAGCAGTATTATAGTTTCAAAAAATCAGCAATAATTACCAAGCTACCATGCACCAAGAAATTCAAAAAAGATTTCAAGACAGATACACAAAAGAACTTAGTTCAATCATTCCATTGAACACTTGGCATGAAAGTAGGAAATGGTAAATACGTTAAGAAATTTGGCACCGATTGGAAAACCAGAATAGAACAACAATCACACAACAGCAATCAAAGAAGAGAGATGAAGAAGATTGTAACCAAAATCAAACTAAATTCTCACCGCTATTTTGCATAGTGCTTTGATGATCATGTTCTTCCGTATAAAATGTATACTTATTAATTGTATAACCAGAGTACGAGAGAACATTTGAATTTGGACCATTTGCTAGCCATCtcaacctaaacataaataacaccataagtaattgtaacaccccatacataactgactagtatattatgcatgaaacgttaaaaattgatactgagtacatacaaaagctatagatacagaaagatccatattgagtacaacatgaaattctactaggaatagcaaaacatgtgtctttaatggatctgcacagcggaaaaagagatctgacgaggtctccgagccatcaccacttccaagtcttcagtccaaatctgttactgaccaaacgctactaaactgtaCCTGAAAaatatataagttgattggggtgagattactaaatctcagtgagtcctcctatcctatgggtccactcggatttatagggtacatgcatcaaaaccgaatccaccattgatccggggtttatcctcacatccagtacaagtacggagaaaacaaggaatcgtccaccataggactcatcatatcacaagtatacaaacacgtatgccaaaacccatacccgtgtacggggaatccagaaacgcgttaatgcctcgactaggttataaatcacaccctcgatgaatcacgcccatgcctattgtcaagagacttgtacaagcacaccgcaagatgattagacgggttcgcacaaacctaaatggccgcgagatgaccttagccttattggcgtcattgtcccattaaccatcttcacgcacatgtgttaacgccgagtacaaatacgccatcttgacaaatgggtccatcgggcgaaagcctagtgatgtagcctacatggcaccactagagatggtttacctattatgcgtaggcctacttggccgcataacgccaccataccgagcacgcaagtgtgttaacgccaaatGGGAAAATTcctcaagaccctcacaagcacactgcaacggtagctcaggtgtgagcccaagatcacacgatcggggctgtcccattgatcacaaagcccgggacataacgcaacctagcccccggccagtctcgattcaagcatacacacacatCAATCGCCAATCACACaagcacacaatcccaattgtttaaccgaaacaacgggcatcAACAATATATTCATGTCTCATCACAATGTAGCATTCACATTTAAACATAATGTAGCAATtaagtgcaatgagattaattcattctaatcatgcataattcacatattaaaattaccacatccatgatcatatatgacattagcatgtttaaataccaattaaacaagtctcacatgaCTAAGGAGACATCTGGTTCCCTTTACGGAACAAAACTGTTCTCGGGGGAAATAGCAACATTCAATTTCACTCGACAAGACACACTAAGTGgggttcaaatataattaaatcaagcattctggtttggggaccaattttattataaAGTAcgcgtcgctagctttccaacgatataaagtttgcgcgaaacagacttacgacgcaaaagttacgaatttccgaagtttgctgatttttcccaTTTGTGCCCAGGGTATCCGATTACCCAAagacagtaaccgattactggccctaaaaacagcccagaattgcatttttaacagcgtaatcggttacccacatacccgtaaccggttactctgcatcagaatgtgtttttctgcattcttagGGGTTCTAAACCAGTCTCAAACACTTACAATCAATTCCAAGCATCCCAATTAATCCCAAACGAACTTCTAACATGCAGCAATGATCTAAGGTACACATTACCCTCATGAACATAATATAAGCATTAAATCAAGCATGCATTACATAGAATCACCAATTAGCAATTAATCATATTTATCACTATGGATTCATGGATTTATCACTCAAACCCAAAACCCCAACATGCAATTTCCCACAAAATTTTCCAAGTtcctaactaaggactcaccttggataaATAGAGGTTAGAAGCATGTTCTTGCTGCCATTGGACTACCACCATAGCCAAAGCTTCATCTCCAAGCTCACCAAACCCGTAACCCCTCTATAACTCATTCCAGCATGCATCATCCAACTTTAAACTCACATATATCCTTCAATACAACACCTATGAATGCGAATTAGTATACCACAtcgaagagaatttcgttagctttccaacgagaccagaaccgttacgatcggagttacgagcagagagttatacctgatttagtggaggctgCCATTGGAGTACGAAAATGAAATTATGAACTTCTTTCTCCTTTGGCTCATAAGTTCTTCCTCTCTCATTCCTTCATAAATTCTGATCTATAAGCCAAACAATGTCTTAAGCTCATGCAATCATGTTTAATGACCAATGTGCCCTCTAACCATGCCAAAATTACTAGTTTGCCATCTAGTTATAATCCAACTAATTCCTTTAATAATTCTTGACATGTGAATATACACAACATCCATTAGATTGAAACAAGACCAAAGTATCCTTGTATTGCACAAATAATCAATTAAAGGAAAATACCGGTGTCGCATAACTGGGGTATTACAGTAATCAAATGAGCAAAAGGCCAAAGCTTCCAACCTGCCTGTGAAGCACATTAGATCAAAATTTTAGTCATCTAAACAGAAATAAATTTCTAATCAAATAATGGTCTATTCGTAAAAACAGTATACACAGTTTAAGATTTCATCATACAAGTTCATCCTTGAATTGTTAGTTGTACTATAGAATTCCTCCCTTACAAATTGTCCCTTATTATAGGTAATAATCGTCCTTTACAAGACTTGGTCACTTCATCAACTTTCTCCTTTTACTTTATTATCATCTATAGCAAGGGATGCTCTGTaacatgattttgatgtttcatttTGCCTATGAAATTGCAATGAAATTAAAGGTATGTAAACAAAGAGGAAAGTTATCACAGAGTACAACTTAATTAAGTGCTTATTATATAAGTGATTATgtataaactatttttataataaaaatataaaatcaagTCAAACTATTTTTATATAAACCATAAGCTGTTTTCATAAACTATCATAAAAAGCTTATAGAAATAAGGTGAAAGCAGGTTATGGACAtatcataagttgttttcataagctcTTCCAAACACTCTCACAAATGCTTATGTTTGTAGATAAGCTTAAACGAGTCATAAAAAACAAGTAGGTTCTTACAGTAAGCAGTGGCACAAATGTTGAATTGAGTTCACCATATATGTTAGTCAAGGAATCGAACCATAACAAGCCCAAAACCACAAAGTAGATGTTGATCGAAATAGCATACCCCACAGTTTTATCAAAAGCAACTTTAGTAGGGACAACCCACCATTCTTGAAAAGGAAAAAGATTCTGTGAAAGTCAAACAACGCAAACAATTTTACCCATTAACATAATAAAACCAAATAATCCCAAAAtccaaaccaaagatgtaaaatAATCACCTCACACAGTTGGTAGTAATAATGAGAAAGTGATCCATGGAGAGTAAATCGAACAAGACCAGATCTGAATAGCCGCGCCCGATCAAACTCAAACATAGGCTTCCCTTTGTAGCACTGTATAACATTTTGGTAGTAACCTATAAGAAACTGATAAAAAAACCATGTACCACATGAGCAATTCATAAATTTCACAAGTCGAAAACATACCTGGGCAATCCAATCTCCAATTGAGTAAACAACTCCACTTATTTCCATTTTAGCTAAAACTGGATTTGCTTTCAGAGATTGCTCATATGCAATCCAATTGTGCTCCAGCATATAACTCAATATCTCATAAATTATAGTTACAAAAGGCTCTTTTACCCTAATCCACCTCCGCTGCATTCTCTGTTCTACTTCCTAATATCAAACTCATGCCTCCATGTGTTCGTACTCCTCGAACAACAACGAAATCAAATGCGAAATCGAAAATACTCTCTTTCCTAATCAAATCTCAACTCTAACTTCACAGATACATCATCAATCTCAATTAAATTTGACCAAAGATTCTAAATCCCTAGAGATACCAAATGGAATTAAACAACATACAATAGCATTTTCAAACAATTGATAGAGGAATTTGAATCAATAACGTGAAAAGAACATGATAGTGTCAAGAAATCAAAGAGATGGTATGTAATatcctatttattttctatttagttAGAATGTAACTAAATGGCATCATGGGAAATAAAGTCTAGTTAGGGGGTATTGTGGTCATTTCACCTAACACTAAGACTTAAGGAGTTGTTTGGTTGAGTTCATTTTCTTGTCCTTGGAACAAAAACAGAATTTGTAGAGAGGAAGGGAGAAAGAAACGTGAAAGGAgagggaggaagaagaagaccatTCAACATAcagcttgcatgcaccttgatCCAACCATTCTCATCACTCTTGCTTCTGATTTTCGCAGTCCTCTTCTTCAATttcaggtgagtctcatagatagagacctTGGGGTATTCTATGGGGTTTATGCCATGTTTGGGAAAAAAGGGGTTTTTGTGAGTAAATGATCAATGATCTTACAAATTGCATGTTTAACCCTCCTTTCTGGTAATAATGAGTATATACATGTTTACTATAGCTTATTACTTGGTTAACAAGGGCTGCATGTGAAATTTTGGGGTTTGGGGACCCCAAACGCGTTCTgcatttttgctgattttgcagagttcgctgcagcgaactttcattcgctgtagtgAATGGTTCGCTGTAGtgaactgtgtagcgaataaacctgggagttaaaatgatttattcgctgtagcgaatcggggattcgctgggagttcgctgtagcgaactaaccTGGAATTGGATAAgtttgcttctgtttgagttcgctgtagcgaactggtCTGATGCAGAATTGATATTTTCCCTATTCgagtgcagtttcgtttcgtatcggaatcgagagcctcttatgacttgtatggCATTCTAATATATGTTTTAATTGTATAAGACCATGATATGACTGAAATCCATTGGATATGCTTGTATGTTTCGAAATACAAATTGTGTGGATTATATTATGGCATTATTATTTTGATTTCGtctgttccggttgaacattcgaatgtgattgcctgtgtgatggcttaTACCGTGCTGTGTGATCTTGGTGATGTGTgattatgcttgaatcggagtaggccTATACTATTAGGGGGTAAATCGCATAGAACATTTAttaccgttgcgatgtgcttgtgagggccgaagggggcacttccacacttgcgttacacatcagcgttctcggtatgttctacacacctgagctaccattgcgatgtgcttgtgagggccgtagggggcacttccacacttgcgttacacatcagcgtgcttggtatggtggagaagtaatgccatgtaggcgacattacttccgattcacctctagtgatgccacgtaggcaagatcactaggctttcgcccggtgggcttgtatTGTCAAGAAGGCGTGTTTGCACTCGGCGTAACTCATCTGCGTGTGGACATTGATGGGGTCGGACGCCATTTAGGCAATGTCACGGTGACAACTCATCTCAGATGGATTCCATTTAGGAAGAGTATCCGATTGgtcttgcgatgtgcttgtgcaagtctcttgatgctatgtacttggttactcaccgagggtgtggatggCGTGGCCTAATGAGTGGGACGTaaacttactcctggattcctcgtacatgggtacgggtctgcatacttgtttgtgatggtgTTGAGCCGTTTGTTGTTCTaacctcattggatagttatgggacttccaatgatggtgcaccttgtttgtacttgtacctagccgtgaggtaacccggattctcggtgaatccgttgattgcatgttccctgtagaactgagcgaacccgtaagatagggaggctcactgagatttagtaatctcaccccattccaattatattttttttttacaggtgGGTCGAGGCAGGACCGTGGAAAGGGTAAGATGGCTTAGCTTCGAGATGGTGTTTCTTGGCGTTATGTTCTTTTGTAGTTCATGATCTTTTGTATCTCCATCttttgtactatggatatgtatttgtaccGGTTGGAACttatgtattttggccatgacagtttgggcttttgtacttgtacttatacattatctattccgctgcttatgtttatgattttcgagtaccattttaatgccatatacgtatatcctaggcaatgtatgtatggggtgttacatggtAAGAAAGAACTCACACAATCGAAGTGATTGCGGCCGGAAAAAAAACGTTTTGGTACAATCTTGTTTTCTTTCTGCTCGCTCTTCACctcaacttcttcttcttcttcttctgaatgtGCGTGTTTGTTTAATTTCGAAGGCTGAAAATTGGTGATGGATGAACGTAGTAGAGGTGAATCGATGGTGAAGGGGTTTGACAAAAAGGGTTTCACGTGGTGATAGGGTTTCACGAAGTATGTTTTGGTTTAGCCGGTCACCAATTCTTTATGTGCCAAAATGAAAAGTCatcccttttttatttatttattttttgtaaaaatcaataatagcacttttaaaggAAATGCTATCTTAGTTAAGAATATTAAtagcattttaaaaaaaagtgctATCTTATTTAAGTTTAATAATAGCATTTTTCacaaagtgctatcaaaatcgTATTGTCAGCATCCTATGATAGCGCTCGACGACAAAGTGCTATTataaacttcttctttttttccttttcaatagaactttcttcaaaagtgctattaaattaggcGATACAAAATATCAAATTTCGCGTAGTGAATACACCACTTAGGTTTTGcgcgaaataataataataataataacaaggtTAAAGCTATTTGAGAAAAAagggttaagaagaaagaagagtTATTTTGCACTGTCATTGAATAGAAGACATGGTCAAATGGTGAAGCTAGAAAGATGAGAGCTTTCAAAAAAATTAGAGGGGTGCATCTTTGATGTGGAGGATGTGATACTGAAATAACGGAATAAATTTGGTTTTGTCACAATGTTGTTTAGGTATGCACGAGAATGGGCTATGGACTTTTAGGGGCCTAATTCCTAATATGGTATGAAatagttatttaattttatattctcTTGACCATATGAGTTGTGGAAGATTAATCAGTTCCTTATGGGGCTGAATGCTGATATTGTACACAGCGTGTCTCAAAGGGAGTTTACCACTTATGCTGAGTGTTTGAGGCAATGCTATGTTGCTGAAAACACATTGAAGAGGGTTCAGGAAGAGAAAGAGCAGAACAAGTCGGTTCGTAGGGATCAAGGGAGGTCGGGACAGCATTTGAAACCCCGCAATTCTCCATCTATAAAGAAGCCAGTCTACGGAGATCGCTCTAACCCACCTCCACAATGTGGGAAGTGCAACAGGAAACATTTTGGGCACTGTAGACCGGATGCTAGGGTCTGTTTCAGGTGTCATCAGCCAGGACATATCGCGAGGGATTGTACTGCCCCAAATGTTCCAGAGAAGACTAAGGGACGTGTTTTTACTTTGGATGCTAGGAAGGCTCAAGGAAACACCAATCTGGTTGCTGGTACGTGTTATGTCAATAATCAACCCTTGTTTGTATTAGTAGATTGTGGAGCGACACATTCTTTTATCTCTTATCATTGTGTGCGGAGGCTTGGTTTTGAGACAAGTTTCCTTCCAAATCCTATGGTTATTTCTTCGGCTACCGATGATGTAGTAGAAGCTCGGGAAATTTGCAAGGAGTGTTCTATTACTTTCAATGGTCGTAGATTCTTGATTGACCTCATTTGTCTACCGCTTAAGAAGATTGATGTAGTACTGGGTATGGACTGGTTGTCAGCTAACTCGGTGTACATTGGTTGTAAGGAGAAGGCTATCTTCATTCCTGCTGAGGAGACTACACCAACCAATGCCATTGAACATCTCCTTGAAGGTACGATTAACATGATCAATTACCTTTTTGCTCAAGAGAAGTCTTTCCTTATGGTTCTTATGTCGGACTCTAAAGACAAGAAGAGTGTATTGGAGATTCCGGTTGTGTGTGAATTTTCCGAtgtatttcctgaggatgttacttctcttccgccggaaagggaagttgaattctctattgatcttgttccGGGTACCGCTCCAGTTTCTGTTGCCCCTTATCGAATGTCTCCTGCAGAGCTAAGAGAGTTGAAGAATCAGTTAGAGGAGTTGTTGGTGAAACactttattcgtcctagtgtttctctaTGGGGAGCCCCAGTCTtgttagtgaagaagaaggatggtagtatgcgtttgtgcatcgactatcgtcagttgaacaaggtaaccataaagaacaagtatcctctaccgcggattgatgaccttctggatcaattgaaaggagcatgtgtgttctcgaagattgacctAAGATCGGGATATCATCAAATTCGGGTTAAGAGTTCGGATGTATcaaagactgcttttaggacgagaTACGGTCATTACGAGTTTTTGGTTATGCCATTCGGAGTGACCAATGCTCCTGTTGTCTTTATGGATTACATGAACCGAGTGTTCCAACCGTATTTGGATCGGTTCGTGGTAAttttcatagatgacatcttgatctaTTCTCGGACTATTGAAGAGCATATggagcatttgaggattgtgttgtCGGTTCTTAGAGAAAAGCAGTTGTTTGCGAAGTTTAgcaagtgtgagttctggatgTCTGAAGTCAAGTTTCTTGGACATGTCATATCTGGTGGCGGCGTAGCTGTAGACCCTTCAAAGGTAGAAGCAGTGATAAATTGGGAGCGACCCAAGAATGCGACTGAAGTCCGTAGTTTCCTAGGCTTGGCAGGTTACTATCGGAGGTTCATTATGGGCTTTTCCAAATTGGCTTTACCTTTGACCAGACTCACAAGGAAGGAAGTTTCATTCGAATGGAATTCAGAATGCGagaagagttttcagaaactcaagGAGAAATTAACTACGGCTCCAGTGTTGGTGATCCCAGATCCAACCCGATCTTATGAAGTTTTCTGTGATGCTTCTAAAAAAGGTTTAGGTGGAGTGCTGATGCAAGATGGACAGGTTGTAGCTTATGCATCTAGACaattgagatctcatgaagagaattatcctactcatgaccTTGAACTCGCTGCAATCGTATTCGCGCTTaaggtgtggcgacattatttgtatggagttcactttgagatgtttagCGATCATAAAAGTTTAAAGTATCTATTTGATCAAAAGGAACTTAACATGCGTcagaggagatggatggagtacttgaaggactttgattttgatttgaagtaCCATCCCGGTAAAGCTAATAAGGTGGCGGATGCCTTGAGTAGGAAAGAGATAAAAGTTGCAGAGCTGATGATGTTGGAGTTTGGCCTTATGGAGAAGTTCAGAAATTTGGATTTGCAATTTGAGTGGGCACCAACGGGTGTGTTGATAAGTAACTTGTGTATTGAGAATGAGTTGCGTGAAAGGATCCGTCAAGCACAGTGGAGTGATGTAGAATTGCAGGCTAAAGCCAACCTTCCAGATTTCGCTCGTTCATCGGATGGACTCATCCTTTTTAGACGAAGGATGTGTGTGCCAAATGATGCGGAGTTGAGGAGGTTAATTCTGGATGAGGCTCACAAGAGCAAATTCACCATCCATCCCGGATCgaccaagatgtatcaagacttgaaaggAAATTTTTGGTGGCCCGGTATGAAAAGAGATGTGGCTAGCTATGTAGAGCAGTGTGTGATATGTCAACAAGTGAAGATAGAACACCAAAGGCCCGGTGGTATGCTACAACCGTTGGATGTTCCTATCTGGAAGTGGGACAGTATATccatggtgtaatacggtgaactgactttttatcgatcgaaatgtcgcggtaagcaagagtcgccaccgacttttattttatccaaacaaattcagaaaggcaaaaagaaacagaaaaaaaccttttaaagaaatctaagttcggggggtaatttatgcaaagggaaggtgtaaggcaccctttgcatccatggtttgccatgggctcttaattgctttgcttgctcgttttcagaaaatgtagatgaaagaggaaaaaatggacttttagctcgtaaatgagcgtagccagtttttgaagaattttgagaaagaatatagaaaatagagcatgg
Coding sequences within:
- the LOC131629111 gene encoding protein SYM1-like, producing MQRRWIRVKEPFVTIIYEILSYMLEHNWIAYEQSLKANPVLAKMEISGVVYSIGDWIAQCYKGKPMFEFDRARLFRSGLVRFTLHGSLSHYYYQLCENLFPFQEWWVVPTKVAFDKTVGYAISINIYFVVLGLLWFDSLTNIYGELNSTFVPLLTAGWKLWPFAHLITVIPQLCDTGIFL